The DNA segment GTTGACCGCGGCGCCCTTGGGCGGCAGCTCGAATCCTCCTGCCGTGAATGCAATCACAAAGTCACCGCTATTGAAATCCAAATCGCCGTTCCAATCACCGTCACCCCAAGTTGAATTACCTTCTACCGCATCTTCGTATTTACCAATGGTGAAGACAGCAACGAAATCTCCCGAGTCAAAAACACCGTCGAGATTCGAATCGCCCACATAACTATTGGCAAGCTCTTCAATCCAAAAGATGCGATCGTCCTGGTTAACCACCCCATCGCTGTTCACATCAAAAGTTACATCGTCACCACCGGACAGTACCTTAATGGTCAACAGATCCATATCGGCGGCCGTTAGAACACCATCGTTGTCAAAGTCACCTGGAACCACGCCAGCATTCGACGTCAAAGTGTAGTCGTCAGCACCAAGTTGACCGGTCACTGAAAAATGCGCACTGAAATCTGCGCCATCAACCCCACTCTTTCCATTCGACTGCAACACACCACGATCCCAAAGCGCTTCGTACGTAATCGGATCATCAATTCCCTCCCAGACCCCATCCTCATCCACGTAGGCAAATACGATGCCGGATTCATCGACGGTGATCGAACCAGGCCCGGTGAAATTAATGGCGTAGGTTGGCTGATCGACCTCCTCGGTGTAATGGTTTGTGAATACCAGATCAGCTGAGATCGGTGCTTCGGTAGCAGCTGGCATATCACCACCTGTCAAATCAATCATTCCGTCGTCGATCGTCAAAATCACCTCCGTCCCATTGGCAGCGACATCCGCCCAAGCCCCAAACCACAATTCACCCTCATTTTCTAAGCGACCGCCGTTGGTAATGAAGACATGGGTCTGCTGATAATCAAGCTCCGACTCGGGCTCATTAAACCGATCATTACCCTGCCATGATCCGAAAATTAGCGCTCCCCCTCCTTCATCAGCAACCGCGCCGACACGTCGAAGTGTACCGCCATCGAGCGTCAGTACGGAAAGATCTAATTCCGTCCATCGATTCTCTGTCCAATCATCATTGGCGGATTGCGTCCAAACAGCCCCATTCGAAATGGTTAACGTGCTTCCTTGGAACATTTCGAAATCTTTCTGGAAATCATCGGCATGATAAGTGACCACCGAATCGGCACCACTGATGATAATATTCTCCATCTCATCTTCATTGACCGTGCTGCCCCACCCATCCGATCCATCGAGCACTCCTGTGAGTTCGATAATCTCATTGCCGCCATTCCAATTCAAATCTTCCCAACTACCTTCTCCTCCATCCCAAACAATGTCGATGGCCAACACCGGCGTACTAATCATCAACAAAACCAACAATGAAAACGACTGTTTGATGCATATCATGGAAAACCTCTCTCGAACAAAATATCGGGACTGCAGTTTCTGTAGCCAGTTGTACCAACTCATTTTCATATGAGAACCATTGCGTAAAAATAAATCCTACAAACAAACGCCTTCTGCTGAGAATTGTCGCCCCAAAGCCATCGTCTCACTCGCTAAACTAGGCAACAAACTCAAGTCCGCGGTGAATCCGATGACAAACCAGTAACCTGCCTGCCCCCCGATACTGAAAAGCACCGCGACATTATGTCGAAAGAAATTCCAGAAATTTGCACTTCGATCGATGTGGCTCGAATGCTCAAGAGAGATAAGATTAGGACAGATCCATGAAATTCCCAGCTCATTCACTTGATTCACAACGCTACACGGAAACATTTGAAGTGTTTGTGAATCGCTCCCATGAATATGACGCCGTCATCGATCAGTTGGTAAACGTCACTGGCTGTTGCCCGCCAAACTACAGCTGCCTGGACATCGGCGCTGGAACGGGCAAAGTGATCCTCGATTGGCAATCCCGGGGTACTCCCCTGCCCCAGCGATATGTCGCGATCGAACCCTTTGCCGACCATATTCGTTCGCTGCGTGACACATTAACTGATCTGGAAGTTGAAAGTGAATTGATCGAAGCCAAATTCACCCCTGACTTTCGGATCACCGAACGCTTCGACCTGATCGTTTTGTCACACTCCTGTTACTGGTTAACGAACCCCATTCAATGCCTATTGAATGCTGACAAACAACTGAATGCGAATGGTAAACTCATCGCGATTCTGCAGAGTCCGATTGGTGGATATCCTTTCTTCCAGCTGTTCAATCCCTATCTGGATCGCGATACGCCCATTGGTCCGGACCATGGCTTCTCGAGCTTTGAACTTGTCAACGGACTTCGTGAGGCAGGACTGGATCCAATCCTTGACATCGAATCATCCTGGATGGACCTAACGGGACTCTTTACCGAGGATGCGACAAGGGAACGGGACGAATTCATCTCCTTCCTGCTTCAAGTCGAGTTTTCGAAAATCTCAGAGCCTCTCAAATCTGACGCTGTGACTTACCTCCGGGGTGCTTGTATAGAAATTGACAGCAAGCTTGTCTGGCATCATCCCACCGCTTCCGTTCAATTGAACGCAACGAAGCCTTTCTAACCGCCTGAGCAAGCTACGAAGAGTGAGGCAAAAATTTCCTTTCGAATCATCGGCTGCCCGGAATGTGCGAGCAGGCGATATTTTCAGCGAGAAACCAAAGTCAAACGTTGCTTAAGCTGAATACGGTATTGGTCTAAGCAACCGATTACACAAAATCTTCAACCAGTCGACCGATTTTCCTGCGAAAACTCGATAAACTACGTGCTGGCGGAAATTTATTCGCAGGATTGAACGGCCATTTCGAGGGGAGCCGTATGTCATCAACCATGCTATGGCAACGATTGATTTTTGTTTTTGCGATTGGGTTGAGCCTAACCATTTGTCAAATCTCGAGTGGTTTAGATGAATCGGTAATCGCAATCAACGGACAGGCGAGTCGGGAATTACTTGGCGACGGCACGAATGTCGTGGTTGGGGTGATTGATTCCGGAATTGACGACACCAATGCAGCGTTCACTCAGCCGGATAGCCTGGGGCGACAACGTCTCGTCGCCGAAAAAAATTTCGTGACGACGGAACCCGATAACACGGGTCATGGTGTCCACTCGCATGGCACGGCAGTGGCAGGTATCATCCTCTCGCGCGACCCAAAATACACCGGACTCGCACCGGATGCACGCTTCTTAAACGCGCGCGCACTCGACGCTCGCAATCGATTTTCCAGTGCACAATGGGTGGAAAACGCAGCTGCTTGGGCAATTAATAACAACGCAGACATTTTGAACCTAAGTTTGAACCTATTTGGCACCTCGAGCTGGAGTTCAAGTGGAGATCCTCGAATGGATAGGATACTTGATTGGGCAGCGTATTCGAAAGATCACGCGGTTAGCTCTGCCATTTGTGTTGGCAATATCCACGATGGAGCGAACGGAAAAACCACGCCACGTTCACCCGCAGGAAGCTTCAACGGTATCATCGTAGGACATACCGTAGGACAGCCGCGCAATGATTACGATCAGGTCCATCACGATAGCGCATTCGGCCCCACCTCTGATAACCGCATGAAACCCGACATCGTTGCACCAGGCAAAGGCATCACGACAACTACGAGTGACTCGGAGTCCTTCAGCAGTTGGACCGGCTGTAGTTTTGCCACCCCGCATGTGGCTGGTGTATTAACCCAATTGACGGACTACGGAAAAGCTAACTCATTGAGCACATCGCCAGCAGTTCTGAAAGCGAACCTGCTAAACAGTGCTGATAAGAATGTGAGAAATCGAGCGATCGAGCCATGGGCCCCCGGTCAAGCAACAGTAACCGACGGCGTATGGGAGACCCATTCGCCCCTGAATCCGGAGACGGGGGCAGGCCGAGTGGACGCACTGGCTGCCGCACACCAGTACCGAAGTGGACGTCAATCGCCAGGCATGGTAGAGCTCACCGGTTGGAACTCAAGCACTGTCAGCGGTGAAGGACACGAAGCGTACGAGCTTGACATCAATCCGGGTGAAGCAACCCGTTTGACAACGACCCTGACCTGGCTTCGACACGTTGAACGGATCAAACCTCCACGGGGCAACGTTTCGTTCCAGCCCAGCGATGCTTTGGACAATCTCGACCTTCAGCTATTTCGCGATAACAATCTCATCGCGCAATCCATCAGCATGGTTGACAACGTTGAGCATATCCATTGGACGGTTGACGAACCTGGTCGCTACCAGATTCGAGTCACTCGCAAAGAAAAACCGGACACAGGAATTGACGAAGAATACAGTCTCGCCTGGCGAGTCACCGGTTTGCCGGGTGATTTCGATGCAGACGGACGGTTACTTGCCCATGACATCGATCAATTAACTGAGCAAGTCAGTTCGAATTCAAACGACCCTTTTTATGATCTGAATCAGGATGGCATGGTTGATCAACGCGACCGACGGGTTTGGGTAGAAGAGCTTGCTGGGACTTACTTTGGGGACGCAAATCTAAATCAAGTCTTCGACACTTCCGATCTGGTTCTCGTATCCCAGAGTGGGGAATTTGAGGATGGCCTGCTCAACAACTCGACTTGGCAAACGGGTGACTGGAATGGAGACGCCGAGTTCGACACGGCCGACTTCGTAGCCGCTTTTCAACACGGCGGGTATGAGACAGGACCGCGACTCGCCACTCACTCGGTTCCCGAACCCAATTCAGTGATTTTGCTTTGCATCGCCGCAGCCTGTGTCTGCCAGGTTCTCCGCAAACCTATTCGAGGCCTTCATTGAATCGTTACCAGCGACAAACCACTGGCACAAGTCAACGGTCGCGATTTCGATAATGTCATCACGAATGATTCGATGGTGAGGAAGCATCGTCAGTCGCTCCGCCCTCAGATTCCGCCGTGAAGCCCGTACAATCCAAAACAGGCTGGGGGGGATACTTCGCGAAACGATCGTCCGAAAAAGCCAGCCGACAGAGTAGAAATCGGCTTCCGGTCCCAGAAACTACCGCGCGAAGATGCGAACATCGCTCACAAAGGCTCATGTAATTCTGACTCGACGTTAATAAAATAGATGAGAACCAACGCCTGACAGTGTATTTTAATAGTCGACTCATCGATACACTGTTTTTCAAGTGATGCTGATTATGGTTCGATTCTCAATTTTCGTTTTAATCTCTGTGGTCAGCCTTACATCTTCCGGCCAGGCGGAAGATTGGCAGCTGTCCAAAGTTCCGCACGTTTGGAAGTCGATGTCGAGTGGATCCGGGCAAACGCACTGGTGTCGCTGCGTTGTAAAATTGCCTGCGGCCTGGGCAGATCGACCAATCCAGTTGTTTGTAGAATCGGTCGATGATGCACGAGAAATCTTCGTCAATGGGGAATCAATCGGTCGATTAGGCAGCTTTCCTCCCGAATATCGTAGTGGCCTAGGACGTTCCGAACGATTCGCAGTTCCCCGCCGACTTCTATCGTTTGGGCAAGGCAATGTGATCGGGATTCGCGTCCACCAAAATCAATCGCGATCAGGTTTCAACGTGGCAGCTCCGGTTTTGTTTGCTGGTAACCAAGCAATTCGCCTCGTCGGCAACTGGGAATCAAAAACAGGAGACGATGCCCGCTGGAGTCAGATATCCGCCCGGCGGCAAATCGCCCCACAAGCGATTTTCTCAAAACCAGAGAATGCTGCTGACGTGACAGCACAACTGCGACGTCTCGACGACGAGGTAGGCGCCCTCGATCCATCAAAAAGTCTTGCGAAGATCAGCCATCCCACCGATCTGGAAGTTGACTTAGCCCTCAGCGAACCCGAAGTCCTCCAACCCTTGTCATTCAAATGGGATCAACGAGGGCGGCTCTGGGTCAATCAGTATCTCCAGTATCCCGATCCGGCTGGTTTACGGATGGTCAGCCGTGACAAATTCCTGAGAACCGTCTACGACAAGATGCCTTTGCCGCCGCCTCATCACGAAAAAGGGCGAGACAAAATCACGATCCATGAAGACACGACGGGGGACGGTGTCTTTGACTCGAGTAAGACGTTCATTGACGGGTTGAATATGGTCACTTCCTTCGCCATCGGACGTGGTGGCGTTTGGGTGCTGAATCCACCTTACCTGTTGTTTTATGCAGATAGTAACCAAGATGATTTACCCGACGGTGCGCCCGAAGTCTGCTTGGAAGGATTCGGTTTGGAGGATTCGCATTCGTTGGTGAACAATCTAAGATGGGGTCCGGATGGCTGGCTCTACGCGGCACAAGGCAGCACCGTCTCGGGACGAGTCAAGCGTTACGGAAGTGAAGATCCCGCGACAAATTCCATGGGACAATTAATTTGGCGTTATCACCCGGAACTACGTCGTTACGAAGTGTTTGCCGAGGGTGGCGGCAACGCATTTGGAGTCGAAATCGATCGCAAAGGACGAATTTTTTCAGGGCACAATGGCCAAAACACACGAGGATTTCATTACCCTCAGGGAGGTTACTTGCAAAAGGGGTTCGGAAAACACGGTCAGCTTTCCAATCCTTACACGTTCGGCTATCTCGGCCCCATGCAACACCATAAAGCTCCAAGATTCTCTCACGCTTTTGTCATTTATGAATCGACAGCCTTGCCGGCTAACTATCAAGGACAACTGTTCGCAGTCTCTCCTCTTCACGGACGTGTTGTTAAAAGCCAAGTCGGCGAACGCGGATCCACTTTCCAAACGAAAGACCAAGGCTATCTTTTTGAAAGCAGTGATTCCTGGTGCCGGCCGATCGATATCCAGGTCGGTCCCGACGGCTGTGTCTACGTCGCTGACTTCTATGAGCAACGAATCGATCACGCAAGTCATTACCAAGGGCGGGTTGATCGAACAAGTGGACGCATTTATCGTATTCGTTCCGCTTCGGAATACTCACCGGTACATTTTGACGCGACCGTTTCAAACGCCCAATTAATGAGCTGGCAGGAGCATCCCAATCGCTGGTATCGTCAAACGGCCTTGCGTTTGTTCGGTGATCGAAAAGATATCTCTCTGATCCCGCAACTCATTTCCAGATTGCGCAACCACACCGGCCAATTGGCTCTGGAGTCACTTTGGGCCATTAATCTCACTGCAGGATTAAGTGATGAACTGGCCATTGAGGCGATGCAACATGAGGACCCCTATGTACGACTGTGGGCAACTCGACTTGTTTGCGATGATGGCCAGATTTCCCCGGCTCTGGTCAAACAACTCATCCGACTTGCCCAGCACGACCCCAGCTTACACGTGCGTTGCCAGCTTGCCTGTTCCGCGCGCCGGCTTCCTGCAGATTCCTGCCTGGCGATTGTACGTCAACTGCTGACACGGTCAGAAGATCTTGATGATCCGCAACAACCGTTGCTTATCTGGTGGGCAATCGAAGACAAAGCCGATTCAGCCGAGATCGCCAAGCTGTTCAACCATGCCGAAGTCTGGGATTTACCCGTCGTCAGCAGAGATGTAATCTCGAAAATCATGCGTCGCTACGCACAAGAAGGAACGCGTGATTCGCTGCAGCGTTGCGCTGCGTTATTGCGTGCAGCACCGTCGCCTGAACATGCAAAATCACTGCTA comes from the Pirellulaceae bacterium genome and includes:
- a CDS encoding PEP-CTERM sorting domain-containing protein (PEP-CTERM proteins occur, often in large numbers, in the proteomes of bacteria that also encode an exosortase, a predicted intramembrane cysteine proteinase. The presence of a PEP-CTERM domain at a protein's C-terminus predicts cleavage within the sorting domain, followed by covalent anchoring to some some component of the (usually Gram-negative) cell surface. Many PEP-CTERM proteins exhibit an unusual sequence composition that includes large numbers of potential glycosylation sites. Expression of one such protein has been shown restore the ability of a bacterium to form floc, a type of biofilm.); the encoded protein is MICIKQSFSLLVLLMISTPVLAIDIVWDGGEGSWEDLNWNGGNEIIELTGVLDGSDGWGSTVNEDEMENIIISGADSVVTYHADDFQKDFEMFQGSTLTISNGAVWTQSANDDWTENRWTELDLSVLTLDGGTLRRVGAVADEGGGALIFGSWQGNDRFNEPESELDYQQTHVFITNGGRLENEGELWFGAWADVAANGTEVILTIDDGMIDLTGGDMPAATEAPISADLVFTNHYTEEVDQPTYAINFTGPGSITVDESGIVFAYVDEDGVWEGIDDPITYEALWDRGVLQSNGKSGVDGADFSAHFSVTGQLGADDYTLTSNAGVVPGDFDNDGVLTAADMDLLTIKVLSGGDDVTFDVNSDGVVNQDDRIFWIEELANSYVGDSNLDGVFDSGDFVAVFTIGKYEDAVEGNSTWGDGDWNGDLDFNSGDFVIAFTAGGFELPPKGAAVNAVPEPSGVLLSLIGLFAVAWVRRRAS
- a CDS encoding class I SAM-dependent methyltransferase, which encodes MKFPAHSLDSQRYTETFEVFVNRSHEYDAVIDQLVNVTGCCPPNYSCLDIGAGTGKVILDWQSRGTPLPQRYVAIEPFADHIRSLRDTLTDLEVESELIEAKFTPDFRITERFDLIVLSHSCYWLTNPIQCLLNADKQLNANGKLIAILQSPIGGYPFFQLFNPYLDRDTPIGPDHGFSSFELVNGLREAGLDPILDIESSWMDLTGLFTEDATRERDEFISFLLQVEFSKISEPLKSDAVTYLRGACIEIDSKLVWHHPTASVQLNATKPF
- a CDS encoding S8 family serine peptidase, with protein sequence MSSTMLWQRLIFVFAIGLSLTICQISSGLDESVIAINGQASRELLGDGTNVVVGVIDSGIDDTNAAFTQPDSLGRQRLVAEKNFVTTEPDNTGHGVHSHGTAVAGIILSRDPKYTGLAPDARFLNARALDARNRFSSAQWVENAAAWAINNNADILNLSLNLFGTSSWSSSGDPRMDRILDWAAYSKDHAVSSAICVGNIHDGANGKTTPRSPAGSFNGIIVGHTVGQPRNDYDQVHHDSAFGPTSDNRMKPDIVAPGKGITTTTSDSESFSSWTGCSFATPHVAGVLTQLTDYGKANSLSTSPAVLKANLLNSADKNVRNRAIEPWAPGQATVTDGVWETHSPLNPETGAGRVDALAAAHQYRSGRQSPGMVELTGWNSSTVSGEGHEAYELDINPGEATRLTTTLTWLRHVERIKPPRGNVSFQPSDALDNLDLQLFRDNNLIAQSISMVDNVEHIHWTVDEPGRYQIRVTRKEKPDTGIDEEYSLAWRVTGLPGDFDADGRLLAHDIDQLTEQVSSNSNDPFYDLNQDGMVDQRDRRVWVEELAGTYFGDANLNQVFDTSDLVLVSQSGEFEDGLLNNSTWQTGDWNGDAEFDTADFVAAFQHGGYETGPRLATHSVPEPNSVILLCIAAACVCQVLRKPIRGLH
- a CDS encoding c-type cytochrome — encoded protein: MSSGSGQTHWCRCVVKLPAAWADRPIQLFVESVDDAREIFVNGESIGRLGSFPPEYRSGLGRSERFAVPRRLLSFGQGNVIGIRVHQNQSRSGFNVAAPVLFAGNQAIRLVGNWESKTGDDARWSQISARRQIAPQAIFSKPENAADVTAQLRRLDDEVGALDPSKSLAKISHPTDLEVDLALSEPEVLQPLSFKWDQRGRLWVNQYLQYPDPAGLRMVSRDKFLRTVYDKMPLPPPHHEKGRDKITIHEDTTGDGVFDSSKTFIDGLNMVTSFAIGRGGVWVLNPPYLLFYADSNQDDLPDGAPEVCLEGFGLEDSHSLVNNLRWGPDGWLYAAQGSTVSGRVKRYGSEDPATNSMGQLIWRYHPELRRYEVFAEGGGNAFGVEIDRKGRIFSGHNGQNTRGFHYPQGGYLQKGFGKHGQLSNPYTFGYLGPMQHHKAPRFSHAFVIYESTALPANYQGQLFAVSPLHGRVVKSQVGERGSTFQTKDQGYLFESSDSWCRPIDIQVGPDGCVYVADFYEQRIDHASHYQGRVDRTSGRIYRIRSASEYSPVHFDATVSNAQLMSWQEHPNRWYRQTALRLFGDRKDISLIPQLISRLRNHTGQLALESLWAINLTAGLSDELAIEAMQHEDPYVRLWATRLVCDDGQISPALVKQLIRLAQHDPSLHVRCQLACSARRLPADSCLAIVRQLLTRSEDLDDPQQPLLIWWAIEDKADSAEIAKLFNHAEVWDLPVVSRDVISKIMRRYAQEGTRDSLQRCAALLRAAPSPEHAKSLLDGFEQAYQGRDLQGIPPDLSKAIIAAGGGSLELRLRQGDRSAFQEALAQIQDENSPSGLRVQLINVLGELRRKPAQQILLDRLAHDSDNNVRNAILAALQAFDESTIATSILHLYPEFPSPLQKTALTTLASREHWAERLITEVEAKRIASANVPAATIGNLWLHRNKNLQQRLRNIWGNIPGATTDEMRTQIEQITHLIKTGSGVPNHGKPLFIKHCGKCHRLFEDGGDIGPNLTQHDRLDLRQMIVNIVNPSLALREGFESHVILTTDGRTINGLMVDQDNQVLVIKNHQGQKQVIPRSEVDDLFKSARSLMPTDTLTPLTDQQVRDLFAYLRSSQPLP